Proteins found in one Toxotes jaculatrix isolate fToxJac2 chromosome 18, fToxJac2.pri, whole genome shotgun sequence genomic segment:
- the snx8a gene encoding sorting nexin-8a isoform X1 translates to MTLRTMAGEINEGSVPAYYREVYEAICCRTDERVQVEVFQRLLQRADLSKAFLGQIAEHVDATDGFLSKLSLYKALALIALAQQGKQPSPKLLENCIQELPKPQLGEPKDLNALRMQPAQDDELIMSQTLDKLLVRDTVQVELIPEKKGLFLKHVEYQVTSQRYKISVYRRYSDFDVFHEVLLQRFAYRVVPALPPKRMLKGVLTSVSEREFIEGRRRALGRFINLVARHPFFSEDELVKTFLTFSGSDVQTKLRDAYKKMGDEFMTNRTATQAKEYLPADIQAQFSTSRELIRNIHNSFHKLRDRAEKMAERSKENATDLLMFGRELSTLGSDASSLPSLASSQSTWGTLRQSLKSLSVEFAVLSDKAAQQGRREEDDVVEKLNLFLDLLQSYRDLCERHEKGVLHEHQRALHKYSVMKRQMMSAAVQPKEQASVEQLESRIVQQENAIQTMELRNYFSLFCLHQETQLIFTYLPITSHILGAFVNSQVQGHREMGEVWNELQPKLGCLFGGNNGLKTSI, encoded by the exons ATGACACTCCGAACCATGGCAGGAGAGATCAATGAAG GCTCAGTTCCTGCCTATTACAGGGAAGTATATGAAGCCATCTGCTGCAGAACAGATGAGAGAGTGCAGGTTGAAGTTTTTCAGCGGTTACTCCAAAGGGCTGACCTCTCCAAGGCTTTTTTAGGCCAG ATTGCTGAGCATGTTGACGCCACAGATGGATTCCTGAGCAAGTTGTCCCTCTATAAAGCACTCGCCTTGATTGCTCTTGCTCAGCAAGGAAAGCAGCCAAGCCCCAAACTCTTGGAGAACTGCATACAAG AGTTACCGAAACCTCAGCTCGGGGAGCCGAAGGATCTGAACGCCTTGAGGATGCAGCCAGCTCAGGACGACGAACTGATCATGTCCCAGACGCTGGACAAGCTGCTGGTCAGAGACACAGTCCAGGTGGAGCTCATACCTGAGAAGAAGGGCCTGTTCCTAAAACATGTTGAGTACCAGGTTACCAGCCAG CGTTATAAAATATCAGTTTACAGACGCTATagtgattttgacgtcttccatGAGGTTTTGCTTCAGAGATTTGCCTACAGGGTGGTGCCAGCACTGCCACCAAAAAGGATGTTAAAGGGAG TGCTGACCTCCGTCTCTGAGCGGGAGTTCATCGAGGGGAGGAGACGTGCTCTTGGCAGATTCATTAACTTGGTGGCACGACATCCCTTCTTCTCAGAGGACGAGCTGGTTAAGACCTTCCTCACCTTCAGTGGCTCT GATGTTCAGACTAAGCTGCGTGATGCTTACAAGAAAATGGGCGATGAGTTCATGACTAACAGAACTGCAACCCAGGCAAAG GAATATCTCCCTGCTGACATTCAGGCTCAGTTCTCAACAAGCAGAGAGCTGATTAGAAATATCCACAACAGCTTCCACAAACTGCGGGACAGAGCTGAGAAAATGGCAGAGCGCTCTAAGGAGAACGCAACTGATCTCCTCATGTTTGGCAGAGAGCTCAG TACATTGGGCTCAGATGCTTCGTCTCTTCCCTCCTTGGCCTCTTCACAAAGCACCTGGGGGACCCTGCGTCAGTCACTGAAGAGTCTGTCTGTGGAGTTCGCTGTGCTCTCTGACAAAGCGGCTCAGCAG GGCAGACGGGAAGAGGATGATGTTGTGGAAAAACTGAATCTTTTCCTGGATTTGTTGCAGTCGTACAGA GATCTCTGTGAGCGCCATGAGAAGGGTGTGCTCCACGAGCACCAGAGAGCTCTGCACAAGTACAGTGTGATGAAGAGGCAGATGATGAGCGCCGCTGTTCAGCCAAAAGAGCAGGCATCTGTGGAGCAGCTTGAATCGCGAATTGTTCAG CAAGAAAATGCCATTCAGACCATGGAGCTGCGTAACTACTTCTCCCTGTTCTGCCTTCATCAAGAGACACAGCTTATCTTCACCTACCTTCCAATCACATCCCACATTCTCGGGGCTTTTGTTAACTCCCAGGTCCAAGGACACAGAGAG atgggAGAGGTGTGGAATGAACTCCAGCCAAAGCTTGGATGTCTCTTTGGTGGTAATAACGGATTGAAAACCTCCATCTAA
- the snx8a gene encoding sorting nexin-8a isoform X2 — translation MKIAEHVDATDGFLSKLSLYKALALIALAQQGKQPSPKLLENCIQELPKPQLGEPKDLNALRMQPAQDDELIMSQTLDKLLVRDTVQVELIPEKKGLFLKHVEYQVTSQRYKISVYRRYSDFDVFHEVLLQRFAYRVVPALPPKRMLKGVLTSVSEREFIEGRRRALGRFINLVARHPFFSEDELVKTFLTFSGSDVQTKLRDAYKKMGDEFMTNRTATQAKEYLPADIQAQFSTSRELIRNIHNSFHKLRDRAEKMAERSKENATDLLMFGRELSTLGSDASSLPSLASSQSTWGTLRQSLKSLSVEFAVLSDKAAQQGRREEDDVVEKLNLFLDLLQSYRDLCERHEKGVLHEHQRALHKYSVMKRQMMSAAVQPKEQASVEQLESRIVQQENAIQTMELRNYFSLFCLHQETQLIFTYLPITSHILGAFVNSQVQGHREMGEVWNELQPKLGCLFGGNNGLKTSI, via the exons ATGAAG ATTGCTGAGCATGTTGACGCCACAGATGGATTCCTGAGCAAGTTGTCCCTCTATAAAGCACTCGCCTTGATTGCTCTTGCTCAGCAAGGAAAGCAGCCAAGCCCCAAACTCTTGGAGAACTGCATACAAG AGTTACCGAAACCTCAGCTCGGGGAGCCGAAGGATCTGAACGCCTTGAGGATGCAGCCAGCTCAGGACGACGAACTGATCATGTCCCAGACGCTGGACAAGCTGCTGGTCAGAGACACAGTCCAGGTGGAGCTCATACCTGAGAAGAAGGGCCTGTTCCTAAAACATGTTGAGTACCAGGTTACCAGCCAG CGTTATAAAATATCAGTTTACAGACGCTATagtgattttgacgtcttccatGAGGTTTTGCTTCAGAGATTTGCCTACAGGGTGGTGCCAGCACTGCCACCAAAAAGGATGTTAAAGGGAG TGCTGACCTCCGTCTCTGAGCGGGAGTTCATCGAGGGGAGGAGACGTGCTCTTGGCAGATTCATTAACTTGGTGGCACGACATCCCTTCTTCTCAGAGGACGAGCTGGTTAAGACCTTCCTCACCTTCAGTGGCTCT GATGTTCAGACTAAGCTGCGTGATGCTTACAAGAAAATGGGCGATGAGTTCATGACTAACAGAACTGCAACCCAGGCAAAG GAATATCTCCCTGCTGACATTCAGGCTCAGTTCTCAACAAGCAGAGAGCTGATTAGAAATATCCACAACAGCTTCCACAAACTGCGGGACAGAGCTGAGAAAATGGCAGAGCGCTCTAAGGAGAACGCAACTGATCTCCTCATGTTTGGCAGAGAGCTCAG TACATTGGGCTCAGATGCTTCGTCTCTTCCCTCCTTGGCCTCTTCACAAAGCACCTGGGGGACCCTGCGTCAGTCACTGAAGAGTCTGTCTGTGGAGTTCGCTGTGCTCTCTGACAAAGCGGCTCAGCAG GGCAGACGGGAAGAGGATGATGTTGTGGAAAAACTGAATCTTTTCCTGGATTTGTTGCAGTCGTACAGA GATCTCTGTGAGCGCCATGAGAAGGGTGTGCTCCACGAGCACCAGAGAGCTCTGCACAAGTACAGTGTGATGAAGAGGCAGATGATGAGCGCCGCTGTTCAGCCAAAAGAGCAGGCATCTGTGGAGCAGCTTGAATCGCGAATTGTTCAG CAAGAAAATGCCATTCAGACCATGGAGCTGCGTAACTACTTCTCCCTGTTCTGCCTTCATCAAGAGACACAGCTTATCTTCACCTACCTTCCAATCACATCCCACATTCTCGGGGCTTTTGTTAACTCCCAGGTCCAAGGACACAGAGAG atgggAGAGGTGTGGAATGAACTCCAGCCAAAGCTTGGATGTCTCTTTGGTGGTAATAACGGATTGAAAACCTCCATCTAA
- the snx8a gene encoding sorting nexin-8a isoform X3, whose product MQPAQDDELIMSQTLDKLLVRDTVQVELIPEKKGLFLKHVEYQVTSQRYKISVYRRYSDFDVFHEVLLQRFAYRVVPALPPKRMLKGVLTSVSEREFIEGRRRALGRFINLVARHPFFSEDELVKTFLTFSGSDVQTKLRDAYKKMGDEFMTNRTATQAKEYLPADIQAQFSTSRELIRNIHNSFHKLRDRAEKMAERSKENATDLLMFGRELSTLGSDASSLPSLASSQSTWGTLRQSLKSLSVEFAVLSDKAAQQGRREEDDVVEKLNLFLDLLQSYRDLCERHEKGVLHEHQRALHKYSVMKRQMMSAAVQPKEQASVEQLESRIVQQENAIQTMELRNYFSLFCLHQETQLIFTYLPITSHILGAFVNSQVQGHREMGEVWNELQPKLGCLFGGNNGLKTSI is encoded by the exons ATGCAGCCAGCTCAGGACGACGAACTGATCATGTCCCAGACGCTGGACAAGCTGCTGGTCAGAGACACAGTCCAGGTGGAGCTCATACCTGAGAAGAAGGGCCTGTTCCTAAAACATGTTGAGTACCAGGTTACCAGCCAG CGTTATAAAATATCAGTTTACAGACGCTATagtgattttgacgtcttccatGAGGTTTTGCTTCAGAGATTTGCCTACAGGGTGGTGCCAGCACTGCCACCAAAAAGGATGTTAAAGGGAG TGCTGACCTCCGTCTCTGAGCGGGAGTTCATCGAGGGGAGGAGACGTGCTCTTGGCAGATTCATTAACTTGGTGGCACGACATCCCTTCTTCTCAGAGGACGAGCTGGTTAAGACCTTCCTCACCTTCAGTGGCTCT GATGTTCAGACTAAGCTGCGTGATGCTTACAAGAAAATGGGCGATGAGTTCATGACTAACAGAACTGCAACCCAGGCAAAG GAATATCTCCCTGCTGACATTCAGGCTCAGTTCTCAACAAGCAGAGAGCTGATTAGAAATATCCACAACAGCTTCCACAAACTGCGGGACAGAGCTGAGAAAATGGCAGAGCGCTCTAAGGAGAACGCAACTGATCTCCTCATGTTTGGCAGAGAGCTCAG TACATTGGGCTCAGATGCTTCGTCTCTTCCCTCCTTGGCCTCTTCACAAAGCACCTGGGGGACCCTGCGTCAGTCACTGAAGAGTCTGTCTGTGGAGTTCGCTGTGCTCTCTGACAAAGCGGCTCAGCAG GGCAGACGGGAAGAGGATGATGTTGTGGAAAAACTGAATCTTTTCCTGGATTTGTTGCAGTCGTACAGA GATCTCTGTGAGCGCCATGAGAAGGGTGTGCTCCACGAGCACCAGAGAGCTCTGCACAAGTACAGTGTGATGAAGAGGCAGATGATGAGCGCCGCTGTTCAGCCAAAAGAGCAGGCATCTGTGGAGCAGCTTGAATCGCGAATTGTTCAG CAAGAAAATGCCATTCAGACCATGGAGCTGCGTAACTACTTCTCCCTGTTCTGCCTTCATCAAGAGACACAGCTTATCTTCACCTACCTTCCAATCACATCCCACATTCTCGGGGCTTTTGTTAACTCCCAGGTCCAAGGACACAGAGAG atgggAGAGGTGTGGAATGAACTCCAGCCAAAGCTTGGATGTCTCTTTGGTGGTAATAACGGATTGAAAACCTCCATCTAA
- the nudt1 gene encoding 7,8-dihydro-8-oxoguanine triphosphatase — translation MLSSKLLTLVLVVQPGRVLLGMKKRGFGVGKWNGFGGKVQPGETIENAARRELQEESGLTVDTLEKVGNIKFEFVGETQLLDVHIFRADAFNGDPTESDEMRPQWFGCDQIPFSEMWADDILWFPLMLQRKKFVGYFKFQGHDVILSHKLEEVDEL, via the exons ATGTTGAGCTCCAAGCTGCTGACCCTGGTGCTGGTGGTCCAGCCCGGCAGGGTGCTGCTGGGCATGAAGAAGAGAGGATTTGGGGTTGGGAAGTGGAACGGGTTTGGGGGCAAAGTTCAGCCTGGAGAAACCATTGAAAATGCTGCAAGGAG agaACTGCAGGAAGAAAGCGGTCTCACGGTGGATACTCTTGAGAAGGTCGGAAATATCAAATTTGAGTTTGTCGGAGAAACACAGCTACTTGATGTCCACATTTTCAGAGCTGATGCTTTTAATGGAGACCCAACAGAGTCAGATG aaatgagGCCTCAGTGGTTTGGATGCGACCAGATTCCTTTCAGTGAAATGTGGGCTGATGATATTCTGTGGTTTCCTTTGATGCTCCAGAGGAAGAAATTTGTTGGATACTTTAAGTTCCAGGGTCACGACGTGATCCTCAGCCACAAACTGGAAGAGGTGGACGAGCTCTGA
- the mrm2 gene encoding rRNA methyltransferase 2, mitochondrial, with product MWCVSLQRRCLHSSLCLMKKLKGKTPAEQRWLARQLRDPYVKASHAQNFRCRSAFKLLEIDDKFRVLKPGDSVVDCGAAPGAWSQVAVQRVNSAGTDPELPRGTVVGIDLLNIPPLDGAHFLSSHDVTDPATHAQLLTLLPSGQAHVILSDMAPNASGFREMDHEKLIMMCLSLIDLAEKILQPGGSLVCKYWDGILVQKLQEKLSSVFGSVRTLKPNASRKDSAERYFLARIYRKPVK from the exons atGTGGTGTGTGTCGTTGCAGAGGAGATGTTTACACTCGTCTTTATGTTTAATGAAGAAGCTGAAAGGTAAAACTCCAGCGGAGCAGCGCTGGTTGGCTCGGCAGCTCAGAGACCCGTATGTCAAAGCATCTCACGCCCAAAACTTCCGGTGCAGAAGCGCCTTCAAGCTGCTGGAGATAGATGACAAGTTCAGGGTGTTAAAGCCTGGAGACAGCGTGGTGGACTGCGGAGCTGCACCTGGAGCCTGGAGCCAGGTGGCCGTCCAGAGGGTCAACTCAGCCGGGACAG ATCCAGAGTTACCACGTGGTACAGTCGTTGGTATTGATCTGCTGAACATACCTCCTCTGGACGGGGCCCACTTCCTGTCCAGTCATGATGTCACCGACCCTGCTACACATGCCCAGCTGCTGACGCTGCTCCCCAGCGGCCAGGCTCACGTCATCCTGAGCGACATGGCGCCAAATGCCAGCGGTTTCCGAGAGATGGACCACGAGAAACTCATCatgatgtgtttgtctttgataGACTTGGCTGAGAAGATTTTACAGCCGGGGGGCTCTCTGGTTTGCAAATACTGGGACGGGATTCTCGTTCAGAAACTCCAGGAGAAGCTCTCGAGTGTGTTCGGTAGCGTGCGGACTTTAAAGCCAAACGCCAGCAGAAAAGATTCGGCTGAGAGATATTTCCTCGCTAGAATATACAGAAAGCCAGTGAAATGA